One Prosthecobacter debontii DNA window includes the following coding sequences:
- a CDS encoding 2'-5' RNA ligase family protein, producing the protein MSRSNLDYAYFIALLPDAAAKQQIHEHYEKLGLNLRLRPDDVFHITLNDLGDRQPFELPLHITETVDRACRHAAAATAPFHVALDRVLSFKHNRALALMPKLAPNSELKAFRRTLRLKLLDHGVSTPSSFNPHLTLLYGDHRLDKSISPSIS; encoded by the coding sequence ATGAGTCGCTCAAATCTCGACTATGCCTACTTCATCGCTTTGCTGCCAGATGCTGCGGCGAAACAACAAATCCACGAACACTATGAGAAACTGGGGCTTAATCTTCGATTGCGCCCCGATGACGTGTTTCATATCACCTTGAATGATCTGGGGGACAGGCAGCCTTTCGAACTGCCTTTGCACATCACAGAAACTGTGGATCGTGCCTGTCGTCATGCGGCCGCAGCTACAGCGCCTTTCCATGTCGCTCTCGACCGAGTTTTGAGTTTCAAACACAACCGGGCTCTTGCTCTTATGCCTAAGCTGGCACCGAACTCAGAGTTGAAGGCATTTCGTCGCACCTTGCGTTTGAAACTGCTCGATCACGGCGTGTCCACTCCCTCGAGTTTCAATCCTCATCTGACCCTGCTCTATGGCGACCATAGGCTGGACAAGTCAATCTCACCCTCCATCTCTTAG